A segment of the bacterium genome:
TTTCCAGCTCATCGCGAGAACTCCCTATTCCCCCCTTTGAAAAAGGGGGGCCAGGGGGGATTTGAAAAAGCACCGCGGTTTTGGCTTCGGTGCATTGTGCTCAACTCCATCGCTTTAAATCCCCCCTTCCCCCCTTTTTCAAAGGGGGGATTTCACTCGTAACGCAAGGCTTCGATCACGGTCATCTTGCGGCCTTCCCTCGCCGGCAATACCGCCGCGGCCAGGCTCAAGACCAAGGCCAGCAGCAAAGTCAGGGCGATCGTTCCGGGCTGCAAATCGACCGGAAAGGTTTCGAGATAATAAGGCGCCGGCGGACGAATCTTCGCGACCCGGATCGCCCATGCCAGGAAAAGGCCGCCGCCCAAGCCGAGCAACCCGCCGACCGCGCCGATCCAGAGGCCGGCCCGATAAAAGATTCCCGAGATGCCGGGCTCGCTCAGGCCCAGGGCCTTGAGCAGCGCCAAGTCCCGGCGGCGCTCGAAGACCACCAGCATCAGCATGCAAAGGATGTTGAAGGAAGCGAGGACGCTCATCAGGCTCAAGACCACGATCATGCCGAGTCGCTCCAGCTTCAGGGCCGAAAAGAGCCGGGCGTTGCGCTCCTGCCAAGTCGAAGTCTCGCTCGCGCCGGCCAGCGTTTGAAACCGCTGGCGCTCGGGAGCGGCCCGGCGGGGATCGGCGAAATAGACGCCTATCTGAACCGAGGCATGGTCGCCGAAGAGCCTTTGGAGCTCAGGCAAGGCGGCGATGGCGAATTTGTTGTCGTATTCGAAATAGCCGGATCGAAAAGTGCCGACCACCCGGAAGCGCCGGACGTTGGGCTCGACCTCGCCGGTGGGACCGACCGTGCCGAAGGGATAAAGCAGCTCGACCTCTTCCAACAGCGCCGGGACAATCCCGAGGCTGGCAGCCATCTCCCGGCCCAAAAGAATGCCCGGCAGCTCCTCGTCTTTGGCTTGGAGCGAGCTCCAATCCTCG
Coding sequences within it:
- a CDS encoding FtsX-like permease family protein, encoding MKAQTFLASKFLSGKRRRFFVSFLTAMAVAGVAISVMAFIVVQGVMVGFAKDLQAKVIGFSPHLSLKLKSGEAISASMLQKISAEPGVERATAYLEGEAVLRTDDDEVQGVRLRGLEAGDPRFPSTMKVHFEEGEDWSSLQAKDEELPGILLGREMAASLGIVPALLEEVELLYPFGTVGPTGEVEPNVRRFRVVGTFRSGYFEYDNKFAIAALPELQRLFGDHASVQIGVYFADPRRAAPERQRFQTLAGASETSTWQERNARLFSALKLERLGMIVVLSLMSVLASFNILCMLMLVVFERRRDLALLKALGLSEPGISGIFYRAGLWIGAVGGLLGLGGGLFLAWAIRVAKIRPPAPYYLETFPVDLQPGTIALTLLLALVLSLAAAVLPAREGRKMTVIEALRYE